Proteins from one Arthrobacter sp. Soc17.1.1.1 genomic window:
- the bcp gene encoding thioredoxin-dependent thiol peroxidase: protein MTQRLAAGDRAPDFTLSDAEGNQVSLSSLRGGDIVVYFYPAAATPGCTTEACDFRDNLASLGAAGYRVLGISPDPVGKLAAFSEQESLTFPLLSDEDHAVAEAYGAWGEKKNYGRTYEGLIRSTVVVDAEGRVALAQYNVRATGHVAKLRRDLGIDR, encoded by the coding sequence ATGACGCAACGACTCGCCGCCGGTGATCGTGCCCCCGACTTCACGCTTTCGGATGCCGAAGGCAACCAGGTGTCGCTCTCCTCACTCAGGGGCGGGGACATCGTCGTGTACTTCTATCCGGCGGCCGCCACACCCGGATGCACCACCGAGGCGTGCGACTTCCGGGACAACCTGGCCTCGCTCGGTGCGGCCGGGTACCGCGTGCTCGGTATCTCCCCGGATCCGGTGGGCAAGCTGGCCGCGTTCTCGGAGCAGGAGTCGCTGACGTTCCCCCTGCTGTCGGACGAGGACCACGCCGTCGCGGAGGCGTACGGCGCCTGGGGCGAGAAGAAGAACTACGGCCGGACCTACGAGGGCCTCATCCGGTCGACGGTCGTGGTCGACGCCGAGGGCAGGGTCGCACTCGCGCAGTACAACGTCCGGGCCACCGGTCATGTCGCGAAGCTGCGGCGGGATCTCGGCATCGACCGCTAG